The Apium graveolens cultivar Ventura chromosome 6, ASM990537v1, whole genome shotgun sequence genome contains a region encoding:
- the LOC141668159 gene encoding uncharacterized protein LOC141668159: MDQVIDTYGKWCLRLTTARLNRWLRKVMGRHSWKDSTSQPKIKYFTQVKARPPTFVAFVSGKKQLADSELRFLTRSLKEDFDLGGIPVRVMQRIVVKNNAENSSNNKRTEYTGKIVERQMLSDKRVTIKPEESQVG; encoded by the exons ATGGATCAGGTAATTGATACCTACGGAAAGTGGTGTTTAAGATTGACAACTGCTCGTCTTAACAGATGGCTACGGAAG GTTATGGGCAGGCATTCTTGGAAGGATTCGACTTCTCAGCCCAAGATCAAATATTTCACTCAAGTGAAAGCAAGACCACCTACCTTTGTTGCCTTTGTGAGTGGGAAGAAACAACTGGCAGATTCGGAACTAAGATTTCTTACTCGATCTCTGAAGGAGGACTTTGATTTGGGCGGCATTCCTGTACGTGTCATGCAGCGAATTGTTGTGAAAAATAATGCAGAAAATAGTAGTAACAACAAGAGAACTGAATATACTGGTAAAATTGTTGAAAGACAGATGTTGTCAGACAAGAGAGTTACCATCAAACCTGAAGAATCGCAAGTAGGTTGA